In Mucilaginibacter boryungensis, a single window of DNA contains:
- a CDS encoding universal stress protein, with protein sequence MKTIAVLTDQSSGAHTAGRYALHLAKKMKANVLLFNLIPATVPQLQAACGEPEMEETADNGLAAYALQLEQELAASSFTGSRLPEISFDAGHTELVDIMTAIDGHTDIAMVVTGVPDGEELANYILGNTCNRVIDWARIPVMVVPHDTVRMNPEKIAYATTLKGEDIQSIGELGELMESFGSELMVAHLCRTQPDKEVQTKEQALQTALYRDLNCGGVYFRSIDDSQSVRDWKWLKANKPTDIMALMLRPKEEMKSFFKRGQNADVAYHITVPVIIMPKRP encoded by the coding sequence ATGAAGACGATAGCCGTATTGACCGACCAAAGCTCAGGCGCCCATACAGCGGGGCGTTATGCCCTGCACCTGGCAAAAAAAATGAAAGCTAATGTCCTGTTATTTAATCTTATACCAGCAACCGTCCCACAACTGCAGGCCGCCTGCGGAGAACCAGAAATGGAGGAAACTGCGGATAATGGCCTGGCCGCTTATGCCCTGCAACTGGAGCAGGAATTGGCCGCAAGTTCCTTTACCGGCAGCAGGTTACCGGAGATCAGCTTTGACGCCGGGCATACCGAACTGGTAGATATTATGACTGCTATTGATGGGCATACCGATATTGCCATGGTGGTAACTGGTGTACCCGATGGGGAAGAACTGGCCAATTATATATTGGGCAATACCTGCAACCGGGTCATTGACTGGGCCAGAATACCAGTCATGGTTGTACCTCATGACACGGTTAGGATGAACCCTGAAAAGATCGCTTATGCGACCACACTGAAAGGGGAAGATATCCAAAGCATTGGAGAATTAGGGGAACTGATGGAATCGTTTGGATCTGAACTGATGGTCGCTCATTTATGCAGAACCCAGCCGGACAAAGAGGTACAAACTAAGGAACAGGCACTGCAAACCGCGCTTTACCGTGACCTGAACTGCGGTGGTGTTTATTTTCGCAGCATCGATGACAGCCAGTCTGTCCGCGACTGGAAATGGCTGAAAGCGAACAAGCCTACAGATATCATGGCGCTGATGTTACGTCCGAAGGAGGAAATGAAAAGCTTTTTTAAGCGCGGCCAGAATGCTGACGTTGCCTATCACATCACCGTTCCGGTAATCATCATGCCTAAACGCCCCTGA
- a CDS encoding DUF542 domain-containing protein, whose protein sequence is MDIPKILDITAVEESLKGAVLLEKFGALPLGGHMVLNHDRELKPFYFQLLEYTGRSFSWKQLENGPEIWRVKVGKRSSAHCDDSIGQMVTNDSRKAAVFKELGIDFSCGGASTLTEACEVLQLDVDMVLLKLKGDLPATSYPAMDFPHWDTGFFCKYLINLHHGYVRANLPFLLEMCEKISQAYGAKYTELREVQTLVKQAAEGLAANMKQEEEFLFPYLTDLAYALKSGTRLAAPEQGSLRPVIYAMEAAHERIYDTFSRIRQLTNGYQVPDYVTHGFRILYKILQEFENDLQMHLHLENNILFPAAIRNENELLFRQLQVEPTFKS, encoded by the coding sequence ATGGACATACCTAAGATATTAGATATAACCGCTGTTGAAGAAAGCCTGAAGGGCGCTGTCCTGCTGGAAAAATTCGGGGCCCTGCCTTTGGGTGGGCATATGGTATTGAATCATGACCGGGAACTCAAACCATTTTATTTCCAGTTGCTCGAATATACGGGCCGGAGTTTTAGCTGGAAACAATTGGAGAACGGGCCGGAGATCTGGCGGGTCAAGGTCGGTAAACGATCGAGTGCGCATTGCGATGACAGCATTGGCCAGATGGTCACCAATGATTCTCGTAAAGCTGCTGTATTTAAAGAATTGGGCATAGACTTCAGTTGCGGGGGAGCCAGCACCCTTACCGAGGCTTGTGAGGTACTGCAACTGGATGTGGACATGGTCCTGTTAAAGTTAAAAGGTGATTTGCCGGCGACGAGCTATCCGGCTATGGATTTCCCACATTGGGACACCGGCTTTTTTTGTAAATACCTGATCAACCTGCACCACGGATATGTACGGGCCAACCTGCCATTCCTGCTGGAAATGTGTGAGAAAATATCCCAGGCTTACGGAGCGAAATATACCGAACTCCGTGAAGTACAGACGCTGGTGAAGCAAGCGGCGGAAGGATTGGCCGCCAATATGAAGCAGGAAGAAGAATTTCTTTTTCCCTACCTCACCGATTTAGCCTATGCGCTGAAATCGGGAACACGGCTGGCCGCACCTGAGCAAGGTTCGCTAAGGCCGGTCATTTATGCGATGGAAGCAGCCCATGAGCGGATCTATGATACCTTTTCCCGGATAAGGCAGCTTACCAATGGCTACCAGGTTCCAGATTATGTCACACACGGTTTCCGGATACTCTACAAAATATTGCAGGAATTCGAAAATGACCTGCAGATGCATTTGCACCTGGAAAACAATATCCTTTTTCCGGCTGCTATCCGGAATGAAAACGAACTCCTGTTCCGGCAATTACAGGTTGAACCCACTTTTAAATCTTAA